Proteins encoded together in one Solanum lycopersicum chromosome 7, SLM_r2.1 window:
- the LOC138337383 gene encoding uncharacterized protein, with the protein MKKKYLGSARVKRAQLQALRRDFETLQMNEGEPVMSYYARTMEISNKMRFHGEEMKDVKIVEKILRSLTLKYDYVVFSIEESKDIDTFPLDELQSSLLEGVEVEQEEEEEGEEIEEIEMEATKMATGTLEPTMTTKKAEDGISINSRLPNKQEEKSNFAKNKERETLLMAVHAESETEEQVVCNLLSAGQLSEKGYAITLQNDSCEISDPTKGVIAIVKMS; encoded by the exons atgaagaaaaaatatctaGGCTCTGCTAGAGTGAAACGTGCACAACTTCAAGCCTTGAGAAGGGATTTTGAGACTTTGCAGATGAACGAAGGAGAGCCCGTAATGAGTTACTACGCGAGAACAATGGAGATCAGCAACAAAATGCGATTCCATGGCGAAGAGATGAAAGACGTCAAAATTGTTGAGAAGATATTGCGCTCTTTGACACTGAAGTATGATTATGTCGTTTTCTCCATTGAGGAGTCAAAAGACATCGATACTTTTCCTCTTGACGAATTGCAAAGTTCCCTGTTG GAAGGGGTAGAGGTAGAgcaagaagaagaggaagagggaGAGGAGATCGAGGAAATAGAGATGGAGGCAACGAAGATGGCAACAGGAACTTTAGAGCCAACGATGACCACAAAAAAGGCAGAGGACGGGATTTCGATAAATTCGAG GCTGCctaataaacaagaagaaaaatcaaattttgccAAGAACAAGGAACGAGAAACCTTGTTAATGGCAGTTCATGCGGAAAGCGAGACTGAGGAGCAAGTTGTTTG CAATCTGTTGAGTGCTGGTCAACTGTCAGAAAAAGGATATGCCATCACTTTACAAAATGATTCATGTGAAATTTCTGATCCTACTAAAGGTGTTATTGCTATTGTGAAGATGAGTTGA